From Microlunatus capsulatus, a single genomic window includes:
- a CDS encoding P-II family nitrogen regulator, whose amino-acid sequence MKLVTAIIKPHMLDEVKTALESFGIEGMTVSEASGFGRQRGHTEVYRGAEYTVDLVPKVRLEVLVDDEDAKDIIDVLVKSARTGRIGDGKVWSVPVDDIVRVRTGERGLDAL is encoded by the coding sequence ATGAAGCTCGTGACCGCGATCATCAAGCCGCACATGCTCGACGAGGTGAAGACCGCCCTGGAGTCCTTCGGGATCGAGGGGATGACGGTCAGCGAGGCCAGCGGGTTCGGCCGGCAGCGGGGCCACACGGAGGTCTACCGCGGCGCGGAGTACACCGTGGACCTGGTCCCGAAGGTGAGACTTGAGGTGCTCGTGGACGACGAGGATGCCAAAGACATCATCGACGTCCTGGTCAAGAGCGCTCGGACCGGCCGCATCGGTGACGGCAAGGTCTGGTCGGTGCCGGTGGACGACATCGTCCGCGTGCGCACCGGAGAGCGCGGGCTGGACGCGCTCTGA
- a CDS encoding [protein-PII] uridylyltransferase, which translates to MRSGWATTSGPDRRRSVTRCVEDALVALWTEVGGPGSGTALACVGSLARHELGPRSDVDLVLLHDGRDLAATDRLANSLWYPLWDARVKLDHSVRTPDECAEVAGRELSAGVGLLDLRVVAGDAALVAGARTALLGAWRTGARKRLPELLSSLDERLARFGDAAYLLEPDLKEARGGFRDMAMLRALAATWLTDRPHSGVRDPYDQLLDVRDALHVTAGRALDRLVAAEVDAVAEQLGFTERDDLHRAVSLAARRIGHAVDLTARAARAVVPQRRVLGFARRERGPVYTEAEHGLIITGGEVALGRSASPSAPATGLQAGALAASRGLVLSPVTAENLGQHAPALPTPWPAEARDALLQLLSCGPQLIAVWEALDLAGCISRWIPSWASISARPQHNPLHRHTVDRHSVQTVAEAQRHLTQVERPDLLLLACLFHDIGKIPGAGVDHAAVGAPLARAAVEAIGLPPADAELVELLVEHHLTLAALATKRDHADPATQQALVEAVRGRADVLDLLRYLTESDARAAGPAAWSPWRAQLIGSLAEQVEGLLVEDDTAEAVRRVDIDRLVDVGLARSVALDGRPRVRVEVRPGGLELLVAATDRLGLFSETAGLLASHGVQVRSAVLHTVDGVAVNTWRVDKQLPADVPDPAFLVQQLERLEQGDSTVLAPVRRREARSLAAGTASDPWVELVEDASASAVVVEVRTQDRPGLLYALGHALAAQRLSIRSAHASTLAGLAIDTFYVTEPDGDRPAADRARVALDALVTAAGPGRSDGATG; encoded by the coding sequence ATCCGGTCCGGGTGGGCAACCACCTCCGGGCCGGATCGTCGGCGTTCGGTCACCCGCTGCGTCGAGGACGCGCTGGTGGCCCTGTGGACCGAGGTCGGCGGGCCGGGCAGCGGAACGGCGCTCGCCTGCGTGGGCAGCCTGGCCCGGCACGAGCTCGGGCCCCGCTCCGACGTCGACCTCGTGCTGCTGCACGACGGCCGCGACCTCGCGGCCACCGACCGGCTGGCCAACAGCCTCTGGTACCCGCTGTGGGACGCCCGGGTGAAGCTCGACCACAGCGTGCGGACCCCCGACGAGTGCGCCGAGGTGGCGGGCCGCGAGCTGAGCGCCGGCGTCGGCCTGCTGGACCTGCGCGTCGTCGCCGGGGACGCCGCCCTGGTCGCCGGCGCCCGCACCGCCCTGCTCGGGGCCTGGCGGACCGGGGCGCGCAAGCGGCTGCCGGAGCTGCTCAGCTCCCTCGACGAGCGGCTGGCCCGCTTCGGCGACGCCGCCTACCTGCTGGAGCCCGACCTCAAGGAGGCCCGCGGGGGCTTCCGCGACATGGCCATGCTGCGCGCGCTGGCCGCGACCTGGCTGACCGACCGGCCGCACTCCGGCGTCCGCGACCCCTACGACCAGCTGCTCGACGTGCGCGACGCCCTGCACGTCACGGCGGGCCGGGCCCTGGACCGGCTGGTGGCGGCGGAGGTCGACGCCGTCGCCGAGCAGCTCGGGTTCACCGAGCGCGACGACCTGCACCGCGCCGTCAGCCTGGCGGCCCGCCGGATCGGCCACGCCGTCGACCTCACCGCCCGGGCCGCCCGGGCCGTGGTCCCCCAGCGCCGGGTGCTGGGCTTCGCCCGTCGCGAGCGCGGCCCCGTCTACACCGAGGCCGAGCACGGCCTGATCATCACCGGCGGAGAGGTGGCCCTGGGCCGCAGCGCCTCCCCGTCCGCCCCCGCCACCGGCCTGCAGGCCGGTGCCCTCGCGGCGTCGCGCGGCCTGGTGCTCTCCCCCGTCACCGCGGAGAACCTCGGCCAGCACGCGCCCGCGCTGCCGACGCCCTGGCCCGCCGAGGCGCGCGACGCGCTCCTGCAGCTGCTGTCCTGCGGGCCGCAGCTGATCGCGGTCTGGGAGGCGCTGGACCTGGCCGGCTGCATCAGCCGGTGGATCCCCTCCTGGGCGTCGATCTCGGCCCGGCCCCAGCACAACCCGCTGCACCGCCACACCGTCGACCGGCACTCGGTGCAGACCGTGGCCGAGGCGCAGCGCCACCTCACCCAGGTGGAGCGGCCCGACCTGCTGCTGCTGGCCTGCCTCTTCCACGACATCGGCAAGATCCCCGGGGCCGGGGTGGACCACGCGGCCGTCGGCGCCCCGCTCGCCCGCGCGGCCGTCGAGGCGATCGGGCTGCCGCCGGCCGACGCCGAGCTGGTCGAGCTGCTCGTCGAGCACCACCTCACGCTGGCCGCGCTGGCCACCAAGCGCGACCACGCGGACCCGGCCACCCAGCAGGCGCTGGTGGAGGCGGTCCGCGGCCGCGCCGACGTGCTGGACCTGCTGCGCTACCTCACCGAGTCCGACGCCCGGGCCGCCGGCCCCGCCGCCTGGTCGCCCTGGCGCGCCCAGCTGATCGGCAGCCTGGCCGAGCAGGTCGAGGGCCTGCTCGTGGAGGACGACACGGCCGAGGCGGTGCGCCGCGTCGACATCGACCGGCTGGTCGACGTCGGCTTGGCCCGCTCGGTGGCGCTGGACGGCCGACCCCGGGTGCGGGTGGAGGTGCGGCCCGGAGGCCTGGAGCTGCTGGTCGCGGCCACCGACCGGCTCGGGCTGTTCAGCGAGACCGCCGGCCTGCTGGCCAGCCACGGCGTGCAGGTGCGCTCGGCGGTGCTGCACACCGTCGACGGCGTGGCCGTGAACACCTGGCGGGTCGACAAGCAGCTCCCTGCTGACGTGCCCGACCCGGCCTTCCTGGTCCAGCAGCTGGAGCGGCTGGAGCAGGGCGACAGCACCGTGCTGGCCCCGGTCCGCCGCCGCGAGGCCCGGTCGCTGGCCGCCGGCACCGCGTCGGACCCGTGGGTCGAGCTGGTGGAGGACGCCAGCGCCAGCGCCGTCGTGGTGGAGGTGCGCACCCAGGACCGCCCGGGGCTGCTCTACGCGCTCGGCCACGCGCTCGCGGCTCAGCGCCTCTCGATCCGCTCCGCCCACGCCAGCACCCTGGCCGGGCTGGCCATCGACACCTTCTACGTCACCGAGCCCGACGGCGACCGCCCCGCCGCCGACCGCGCGCGGGTGGCCCTCGACGCCCTCGTCACCGCCGCCGGTCCCGGCCGGTCCGACGGCGCGACCGGCTGA
- a CDS encoding carbohydrate kinase family protein — protein sequence MTRFVVCGETLIDLVQDRQSSDDSFRSTWLALSAGGPMNSAVALGQLGADAHFLGRISNDAFGGQLREHITGAGVHLDLATESSQATSIAVVSLDEEGVASYTFHFTGTANFGWQADDLPALRADDWLHIASLSCVVSPGAEVLLDWMRTVPSGVSYDVNVRPTVITDPEAYWAKVQPWLRAVGRRRGIVKASDADIEFLAQAGFAGDPVDIAASWVEQYDLGLAVVTLGPGGGVAVEPGGAVTRVPGFPTDVVDTVGAGDTFMAGFLDGHAARGLGLEESLRRGAAAASIVCSRQGAQPPTTAEVEELLARA from the coding sequence ATGACGCGCTTCGTGGTGTGCGGGGAGACCCTCATCGACCTGGTCCAGGACCGGCAGAGCTCCGACGACAGCTTCCGCTCCACCTGGCTGGCGCTGTCCGCGGGCGGCCCGATGAACTCCGCCGTCGCGCTCGGCCAGCTGGGGGCCGACGCCCACTTCCTGGGCCGGATCTCCAACGACGCCTTCGGCGGCCAGCTCCGGGAGCACATCACCGGCGCGGGGGTGCACCTGGACCTGGCCACCGAGTCCTCCCAGGCGACCTCGATCGCGGTGGTCAGCCTGGACGAGGAGGGCGTGGCCAGCTACACCTTCCACTTCACGGGCACGGCCAACTTCGGCTGGCAGGCCGACGACCTGCCCGCGTTGCGCGCCGACGACTGGCTGCACATCGCGTCGCTGTCCTGCGTCGTCAGCCCCGGCGCGGAGGTGCTGCTCGACTGGATGCGGACGGTGCCCTCCGGGGTCTCCTACGACGTCAACGTGCGGCCGACGGTCATCACCGACCCGGAGGCCTACTGGGCGAAGGTGCAGCCGTGGCTGCGGGCCGTCGGCCGGCGGCGGGGGATCGTCAAGGCCAGCGACGCCGACATCGAGTTCCTCGCCCAGGCGGGCTTCGCCGGTGACCCGGTCGACATCGCGGCCTCGTGGGTGGAGCAGTACGACCTCGGGCTCGCCGTCGTCACCCTCGGGCCGGGCGGCGGGGTCGCCGTCGAGCCGGGCGGTGCCGTCACCCGCGTCCCGGGGTTCCCGACCGACGTCGTCGACACCGTCGGCGCCGGTGACACCTTCATGGCCGGCTTCCTCGACGGCCACGCCGCCCGCGGGCTGGGGCTGGAGGAGTCGCTGCGGCGCGGGGCCGCGGCGGCCTCGATCGTCTGCTCCCGCCAGGGGGCCCAGCCGCCCACGACGGCCGAGGTCGAGGAGCTGCTCGCCCGCGCCTGA
- a CDS encoding DUF4192 domain-containing protein, which yields MTVSRRQPPAEQHPSDPGPTTDPHRLRVRRPADFLAVIPYLLGFHPAESLVVVLSRRGRVLLTARIDLPPPGEETAVAAQVRQLRTQHEVDELVLVGYGDDGPGTRRVLERVRVALGGEVGVREVVLVSGARWWSLSCRTGCCPPEGSVFDPDAHPLAAEAVYRGLVAGRSRSDLEALVAGPAADAVPRLRGLVALARQQVGGLGRPAAAQALADGVRAGLVPPGPDETAAARLAVLALDLAVRDVGWAMVSRSTAEQHQRLWAQVVAAVPPEVASAPLGLLGAEAWVGGNGALLNCCVERLERDDPGYTLGHLLADLSERALPPSLWDELVGGLRAEVGAVTGVRGLH from the coding sequence ATGACCGTCAGCCGTCGCCAGCCGCCCGCCGAGCAGCACCCCTCCGACCCCGGTCCGACGACCGACCCGCACCGGCTGCGGGTGCGACGACCGGCGGACTTCCTGGCCGTCATCCCCTACCTGCTGGGCTTCCACCCGGCCGAGTCGCTGGTCGTCGTCCTCTCCCGGCGGGGCCGGGTGCTGCTGACCGCCCGGATCGACCTGCCCCCGCCCGGGGAGGAGACGGCGGTGGCTGCGCAGGTGCGGCAGCTCAGGACCCAGCACGAGGTCGACGAGCTGGTGCTGGTCGGCTACGGCGACGACGGCCCCGGCACCCGCCGGGTGCTCGAGCGGGTGCGCGTCGCACTGGGCGGCGAGGTGGGCGTGCGCGAGGTGGTGCTGGTCAGCGGGGCGCGGTGGTGGTCGCTCAGCTGCCGCACCGGCTGCTGCCCGCCCGAGGGGTCCGTCTTCGACCCGGACGCCCACCCGCTGGCCGCGGAGGCGGTGTACCGCGGCCTGGTCGCGGGGCGCAGCCGGTCCGACCTCGAGGCCCTGGTCGCCGGGCCGGCGGCCGACGCCGTGCCGAGGCTGCGGGGGCTGGTCGCCCTGGCCCGCCAGCAGGTCGGCGGGCTGGGCCGGCCGGCGGCGGCGCAGGCGCTGGCCGACGGGGTGCGGGCCGGACTGGTCCCGCCGGGCCCCGACGAGACCGCGGCCGCGCGGCTGGCGGTGCTGGCCCTCGACCTCGCGGTCCGCGACGTCGGCTGGGCGATGGTCAGCCGGTCCACGGCGGAGCAGCACCAGCGGCTCTGGGCGCAGGTGGTGGCGGCCGTCCCGCCGGAGGTGGCGTCGGCGCCGCTCGGGCTGCTGGGCGCCGAGGCGTGGGTCGGCGGGAACGGGGCGCTGCTCAACTGCTGCGTCGAGCGGTTGGAGCGCGACGACCCCGGCTACACCCTGGGCCACCTGCTCGCCGACCTGAGCGAGCGGGCGCTGCCGCCCAGCCTGTGGGACGAGCTGGTGGGCGGCCTGCGCGCCGAGGTCGGCGCGGTGACGGGCGTGCGGGGGCTCCACTAG
- a CDS encoding VIT1/CCC1 transporter family protein: MPPLTPPTPTAEADPTRTLPASAEPTHAAEPHASGLANRLNGLRAAVLGANDGIVSVAAVAVGVAGATPALAPVLTAASAALVGGAVSMALGEYVSVSSQRDSERALIAKEEAELAAMPEAELDELTALYEARGLSAATARAVAEELTAQDALGAHLEAELNIDRDDLVSPWHAAGASAAAFVAGALLPMLAVLLLPQGSRVAGTVVAVLVALALTGAAGARLGGSPLLRPTLRVVVGGAVALAATFAIGRLLGTTVLG, from the coding sequence GTGCCACCGCTGACCCCGCCCACCCCGACCGCCGAGGCGGACCCCACCCGCACCCTCCCGGCCTCCGCCGAGCCGACCCACGCCGCCGAGCCGCACGCGTCCGGCCTCGCCAACCGCCTGAACGGTCTGCGCGCGGCCGTGCTGGGCGCCAACGACGGCATCGTCTCGGTCGCCGCGGTCGCCGTGGGCGTCGCCGGCGCCACCCCGGCCCTGGCCCCCGTGCTGACCGCCGCCTCGGCCGCGCTGGTGGGGGGCGCCGTCTCGATGGCGCTCGGGGAGTACGTGTCGGTCAGCAGCCAGCGCGACAGCGAGCGCGCCCTCATCGCCAAGGAGGAGGCCGAGCTGGCCGCGATGCCGGAGGCCGAGCTCGACGAGCTGACCGCGCTGTACGAGGCCCGCGGCCTCAGCGCCGCCACCGCCCGCGCCGTCGCCGAGGAGCTCACCGCCCAGGACGCGCTGGGCGCGCACCTGGAGGCCGAGCTCAACATCGACCGCGACGACCTCGTCAGCCCCTGGCACGCGGCGGGCGCCTCGGCGGCCGCCTTCGTGGCCGGCGCCCTGCTGCCGATGCTCGCCGTCCTCCTGCTGCCCCAGGGCTCACGGGTCGCGGGCACGGTGGTCGCCGTGCTGGTCGCCCTGGCCCTGACCGGGGCGGCCGGCGCCCGGCTGGGCGGCAGCCCGCTGCTGCGCCCCACCCTGCGCGTCGTCGTCGGCGGTGCGGTCGCCCTGGCGGCCACCTTCGCCATCGGCCGGCTGCTGGGGACGACCGTCCTGGGCTGA
- a CDS encoding rhomboid family intramembrane serine protease: MATLLAGLWLLEVVDTLSGGALDAYGIEARELDGLPEIVTAPFLHAGFQHLASNSVPFGVLGFLILLSGVARWLLSSLASIVSSGLFAWALTPADTIVLGASGLIFGWLTYLIARGVWSRRPAQVLVGLAVLLVYGGLIWGVLPGAAGISWQAHLGGAVGGVLAAWLLHRRRPVPVTGSRVGQTSSW; the protein is encoded by the coding sequence ATGGCGACCCTGCTGGCCGGGCTCTGGCTGCTCGAGGTCGTGGACACCCTGAGCGGCGGCGCCCTCGACGCCTACGGGATCGAGGCCCGCGAGCTCGACGGGCTGCCGGAGATCGTCACCGCCCCCTTCCTGCACGCCGGGTTCCAGCACCTGGCGAGCAACAGCGTGCCCTTCGGCGTCCTCGGGTTCCTCATCCTGCTGAGCGGCGTCGCCCGCTGGCTGCTGTCGTCGCTGGCCAGCATCGTCTCCTCGGGCCTGTTCGCCTGGGCCCTCACGCCCGCCGACACGATCGTCCTCGGCGCGAGCGGTCTGATCTTCGGCTGGCTCACCTACCTCATCGCCCGGGGCGTCTGGTCCCGCCGGCCGGCGCAGGTGCTCGTGGGCCTGGCCGTGCTGCTGGTCTACGGGGGGCTGATCTGGGGCGTGCTGCCCGGGGCGGCCGGGATCAGCTGGCAGGCCCACCTGGGCGGGGCGGTCGGCGGCGTCCTCGCCGCCTGGCTGCTGCACCGCCGCCGGCCGGTGCCGGTGACCGGCTCCCGGGTGGGTCAGACCTCGTCCTGGTGA
- a CDS encoding Hpt domain-containing protein, with the protein MVPVRPVEDPDDALGAVMAVLAASAREANLARTAVIEEALTALAAGQLDTARREAAKSAAHQVVGSAGTFGRHRASELAAGLEQWFREEAPAPADADRLARARAQVVALRADLAGGHQDEV; encoded by the coding sequence GTGGTGCCCGTGCGGCCGGTCGAGGATCCTGACGACGCCCTGGGGGCCGTCATGGCCGTCCTCGCCGCGTCCGCGCGCGAGGCCAACCTCGCCCGGACCGCCGTGATCGAGGAGGCCCTGACCGCCCTCGCCGCCGGTCAGCTGGACACCGCCCGCCGCGAGGCCGCGAAGTCGGCGGCGCACCAGGTGGTCGGCTCGGCGGGGACGTTCGGACGCCACCGCGCCTCCGAGCTGGCCGCCGGCCTCGAGCAGTGGTTCCGCGAGGAGGCCCCGGCCCCGGCGGACGCCGACCGGCTGGCCCGGGCCCGCGCGCAGGTCGTGGCGCTGCGGGCCGACCTGGCCGGGGGTCACCAGGACGAGGTCTGA
- a CDS encoding response regulator, protein MSSHRVLVVDDDDMLREVAKVSLEMVGGWQVLTAGSGAEACAVALRDQPDALLLDVMMPGMDGPSTVVALREDPATRDIPIVFLTAKVGGEGHQLWEHLEVSGVIPKPFDPMTLPAEVARLLGW, encoded by the coding sequence GTGAGCAGCCACCGGGTGCTCGTCGTCGACGACGACGACATGCTGCGCGAGGTCGCCAAGGTCTCGCTGGAGATGGTCGGCGGGTGGCAGGTGCTGACCGCGGGCTCGGGGGCCGAGGCCTGCGCCGTCGCCCTGCGGGACCAGCCGGACGCGCTGCTGCTGGACGTGATGATGCCCGGGATGGACGGCCCGAGCACCGTGGTCGCCCTGCGCGAGGACCCCGCCACCCGCGACATCCCGATCGTCTTCCTCACCGCCAAGGTGGGCGGTGAGGGCCACCAGCTCTGGGAGCACCTCGAGGTGTCTGGTGTAATACCGAAGCCCTTCGACCCGATGACCCTGCCGGCCGAGGTGGCGCGGCTGCTCGGGTGGTGA